In Quercus robur chromosome 10, dhQueRobu3.1, whole genome shotgun sequence, a genomic segment contains:
- the LOC126702786 gene encoding protein MAIN-LIKE 2-like, producing the protein MAVVAAEIPDEFGPSPMEGLVLRFLKEHRSCAVWEGEDPGTLKCRGRNEEFRKQRPMVDDRVLDIVKRVGLEGLYRTPSREIDNNLMMAFVGRWRPETHTFHLPHGETTITLQDVEVLLGIPIDGEAIVGTTDLVWAAECREMLGIVINSVVLQGQRIQINRLLQKVDQGLPDGAAEDVVHQYAWCYILALLGDTIFANNFGDRVHMMWLQMLRDLRNPPRYSWGSACLAWLNRELCKATDRGASQIGGALILVQYWAWFKFPFLCPRMDLPPDGAYGPPLPPCPFSIK; encoded by the exons ATGGCTGTCGTTGCTGCTGAGATCCCTGATGAGTTCGGTCCTAGTCCCATGGAGGGTTTGGTGTTAAGGTTTCTAAAAGAACATCGATCGTGCGCTGTTTGGGAAGGCGAG GATCCGGGGACACTGAAATGCCGTGGTCGTAATGAGGAGTTCCGAAAACAACGCCCGATGGTGGATGATCGTGTCCTCGACATTGTCAAGAGAGTTGGATTAGAGGGGCTGTATAGGACCCCATCTAGAGAGATTGATAATAACTTGATGATGGCCTTTGTTGGGCGATGGAGGCCTGAAACCCACACCTTCCACCTGCCACATGGTGAGACAACGATCACATTACAAGATGTGGAGGTTCTTTTGGGGATTCCAATCGATGGTGAGGCAATTGTTGGAACAACTGACTTGGTGTGGGCTGCTGAATGTCGGGAGATGCTTGGAATTGTTATTAACAGTGTGGTGCTTCAAGGACAACGAATCCAGATTAACCGGTTACTTCAAAAAGTAGACCAAGGGTTGCCCGATGGTGCAGCAGAGGATGTTGTGCATCAGTATGCATGGTGTTATATTCTAGCACTCCTGGGGGACACAATTTTCGCCAACAATTTTGGCGATAGGGTGCATATGATGTGGTTGCAGATGTTGAGGGACCTTCGCAATCCACCTCGGTACAGTTGGGGGAGTGCTTGTCTTGCATGGTTGAACAGAGAGTTATGCAAGGCAACCGACAGAGGTGCTAGTCAGATTGGTGGGGCCTTGATACTAGTTCAGTATTGGGCATGGTTCAAATTCCCTTTTTTGTGCCCAAGGATGGACCTCCCACCAGATGGTGCATATGGCCCACCATTACCACCTTGCCCATTTTCCATTAAGTAA